Proteins from one Cellulosilyticum lentocellum DSM 5427 genomic window:
- a CDS encoding extracellular solute-binding protein, translated as MSKKMMSILLSAAIGTTMLVGCGGGNGSTTTSGTPAPAVTDSAEPSDSAEPAGGNGYAGDLSLMHFSTSEESQGNGGSDGFRTMIAEWKEANPNINLTENVLANAEYKTQIATLAGAGDLPDVFLVQGMNVKQWAKEGLIMDMTDVIAASPDSANYNEAMFTPFKDESGKIYAIPALTGGTCTVVVYDKQMWKDAGFDTFPTNWDDVLKAKDYFSGEGIDTIAFGNGGKWQANSCFVSTVGNVYTGKDWFQSIIDKGGAKFTDQAFVDALTFTQDAFKSGVFNADFNAITNEDAREYYISGESAAFIGGNWDVSYIMATLLEGNAEKYNNIGFATFPTPANATGLTNAQNIGMGFGVAINPKLKDDPEKLAAAIDLAYKLTGSDFSNFVASKYALSGIVKVENVDLSAFDAVTQAFYNYSYVDTNACEIYDSYVNGAVWDIFNTELQDMLNGDTDPQTVAEKTQAAYEANY; from the coding sequence ATGAGTAAAAAAATGATGAGCATTTTATTAAGTGCAGCAATAGGAACGACAATGTTAGTTGGATGTGGTGGAGGAAATGGTAGTACTACTACTTCAGGAACACCAGCACCAGCTGTAACAGATTCAGCTGAGCCGTCTGACTCTGCAGAACCAGCAGGTGGAAATGGGTATGCAGGTGATTTATCACTCATGCACTTTTCAACCTCAGAAGAATCTCAAGGGAATGGAGGTTCTGATGGATTCCGTACTATGATTGCAGAATGGAAGGAAGCAAATCCTAACATTAATCTAACAGAGAATGTATTAGCTAATGCTGAATATAAAACACAGATTGCAACTTTAGCTGGTGCAGGAGATTTGCCAGATGTGTTCTTAGTTCAAGGAATGAATGTTAAACAATGGGCTAAAGAAGGACTTATCATGGATATGACAGATGTTATTGCAGCGTCTCCAGACAGTGCTAATTATAATGAAGCAATGTTTACACCATTTAAAGACGAATCAGGAAAGATCTATGCTATTCCAGCTTTAACTGGTGGTACTTGTACAGTCGTTGTGTATGACAAACAAATGTGGAAGGATGCAGGATTTGATACATTCCCTACTAATTGGGATGATGTATTAAAAGCAAAAGACTATTTTAGTGGAGAAGGTATTGACACAATTGCATTTGGAAATGGTGGTAAATGGCAAGCTAATTCATGTTTTGTATCAACAGTAGGTAATGTGTATACAGGTAAAGACTGGTTCCAATCTATTATTGATAAAGGAGGAGCAAAATTTACAGATCAAGCATTTGTAGATGCTCTTACATTTACACAAGATGCATTTAAATCAGGCGTGTTTAATGCAGACTTTAATGCGATTACTAATGAAGATGCTCGTGAATACTATATATCAGGTGAATCAGCAGCATTCATCGGTGGTAACTGGGATGTATCTTATATCATGGCAACTTTATTAGAGGGAAATGCAGAAAAATATAATAATATTGGTTTTGCAACATTCCCTACTCCAGCTAATGCTACAGGTTTAACCAATGCGCAAAACATTGGTATGGGATTTGGTGTAGCCATTAACCCTAAGTTAAAGGATGATCCTGAAAAATTAGCAGCAGCAATTGATTTAGCATACAAATTAACAGGCTCAGATTTCTCTAACTTTGTGGCTTCAAAATATGCACTTAGTGGTATTGTAAAAGTTGAAAATGTTGACTTGAGTGCATTTGATGCAGTAACACAAGCATTTTATAACTACTCTTATGTAGATACCAATGCATGTGAAATTTACGATTCATATGTAAACGGTGCTGTTTGGGATATCTTCAACACAGAACTTCAAGATATGTTAAATGGTGATACAGATCCACAAACAGTTGCTGAAAAAACACAAGCTGCATACGAAGCTAATTACTAA
- a CDS encoding tRNA threonylcarbamoyladenosine dehydratase → MLNQFSRTQLLIGETGIETLAHARVAVFGIGGVGGYVVEALARSGVGAFVLVDDDKVCLTNINRQIIATRRTVGQYKVEVMRDRILEINPKADVQVHKCFYLPETAEEFDFSSYTYVVDAVDTVTAKISIIMKAQEAKVPVISCMGAGNKLDPTKFEVADIYKTQMCPLAKVMRRELKRRGVKSLKVVYSTEKPIKPQEDMSISCRNHCICPPGAERKCTDRRDIPGSTAFVPSVAGLIIASEIVKDLV, encoded by the coding sequence ATGTTAAATCAGTTTTCTAGAACACAATTACTTATTGGAGAAACAGGAATAGAAACATTAGCTCATGCGAGAGTGGCAGTATTTGGCATTGGAGGTGTGGGTGGTTATGTTGTTGAAGCCTTGGCTAGGAGCGGCGTTGGGGCATTTGTTTTAGTAGATGATGATAAAGTCTGTTTAACCAATATTAATAGACAGATTATAGCTACTAGAAGAACGGTAGGGCAATATAAAGTAGAGGTCATGCGTGACCGCATTTTAGAGATTAATCCAAAGGCAGATGTACAGGTTCATAAGTGCTTCTATCTGCCAGAAACAGCAGAGGAATTCGACTTTTCAAGCTATACCTATGTTGTAGATGCAGTGGATACTGTAACTGCAAAAATCTCAATTATTATGAAAGCTCAAGAAGCAAAGGTGCCGGTTATTAGTTGTATGGGAGCAGGAAATAAGCTAGATCCAACAAAGTTTGAGGTCGCTGATATCTACAAAACCCAGATGTGTCCTTTAGCAAAAGTGATGAGAAGAGAGTTAAAGAGGCGTGGTGTTAAATCTCTAAAAGTTGTATATTCTACTGAAAAGCCGATTAAGCCACAAGAAGATATGTCTATAAGTTGTAGAAACCATTGTATTTGTCCACCAGGGGCAGAAAGAAAGTGTACGGATCGTAGAGATATACCGGGAAGTACAGCCTTTGTACCATCAGTAGCAGGCCTTATTATTGCCAGTGAAATCGTGAAGGATTTAGTTTGA
- a CDS encoding GyrI-like domain-containing protein, with translation MSFDYKKEYKSFYMPPVRPVIVQVPKMNFIAIRGKGNPNDEEGEYKTAVGLLYAASYTLKMSYKGEHQIKGYFEYVVPPLEGFWWQDGIAGVDYSNKDTFNWISVIRVPDFIAETDFQWAVEEATRKKKLDFSNMEFWSHEEGLCVQCMHIGSFDNEPETVRAMEEFASLKGYVIDLSDTRLHHEIYLSDPRKVDVSKLKTVIRHPIKEA, from the coding sequence ATGTCATTCGATTATAAAAAAGAATACAAGTCATTTTATATGCCACCAGTGAGACCTGTTATTGTACAGGTACCAAAGATGAACTTTATTGCAATAAGAGGAAAGGGAAATCCAAATGATGAAGAGGGAGAATATAAAACAGCTGTGGGATTATTATATGCTGCATCCTACACTCTTAAGATGAGCTATAAAGGTGAGCATCAAATAAAAGGCTACTTTGAATATGTAGTACCGCCATTAGAAGGTTTTTGGTGGCAAGATGGTATTGCCGGAGTAGATTATTCAAATAAGGATACTTTTAATTGGATTTCAGTCATTCGTGTACCTGACTTTATAGCTGAAACAGACTTTCAATGGGCAGTAGAAGAGGCAACTAGGAAGAAGAAGCTAGATTTTTCCAATATGGAATTTTGGAGCCATGAGGAAGGCCTTTGTGTTCAGTGTATGCATATAGGTTCTTTTGATAATGAGCCAGAAACAGTACGTGCTATGGAGGAATTTGCTAGCTTAAAAGGTTATGTCATAGACTTAAGTGATACCAGACTACATCATGAGATTTACTTAAGCGACCCAAGAAAAGTAGATGTATCAAAGCTTAAGACTGTAATAAGGCATCCTATTAAGGAAGCATGA
- a CDS encoding carbohydrate ABC transporter permease, with protein MPAQVVQQKQVNKNSHKVGIKTHIASFFLNAFLILFSASCIFPLVWMFLSSLKEKREFNADIMGLPTSPTFSNYIKILNNEDYHLAESMFNSVRTTALSIILIVLFGFIVGYILARVKFKGNRILYVMFLMGMLIPVHSLLVPIYVVFKNTHLNNQWFTLIIPYVAFGLPIAIFLVEAFIKSVPIELEEAAAIDGSSFSNTLFKIILPVTKPILVTIAIIQTFACWNEFSFALVLIQDANLQTVPLAMTMFKGQFASDYPKIMAAMLLTMSPIVVLYFSFSKQIIKGMVSGAVKG; from the coding sequence ATGCCAGCACAAGTAGTTCAGCAAAAGCAAGTGAATAAGAACTCACACAAAGTAGGTATCAAAACGCATATTGCTTCCTTTTTCTTAAATGCTTTTTTAATCCTATTTTCGGCATCATGTATTTTCCCGTTAGTATGGATGTTTCTTTCTTCGCTTAAAGAAAAAAGAGAGTTTAATGCGGATATTATGGGACTTCCAACATCCCCCACTTTCTCTAATTATATTAAGATTTTAAACAACGAGGATTATCATTTGGCTGAGTCCATGTTTAATAGTGTAAGGACCACAGCTCTTTCTATTATTCTAATTGTTTTATTTGGATTTATAGTAGGTTATATTTTGGCTAGGGTTAAATTTAAGGGGAATAGAATTTTATATGTTATGTTTCTAATGGGGATGTTAATTCCTGTCCATTCACTACTTGTACCTATATATGTGGTATTTAAAAACACTCATTTGAATAATCAGTGGTTTACCCTCATTATACCGTATGTAGCCTTTGGGTTGCCGATTGCTATATTCTTAGTAGAAGCCTTTATTAAGTCAGTACCAATAGAATTAGAAGAAGCGGCAGCAATTGATGGAAGTTCATTTTCAAATACGTTATTCAAGATTATATTACCTGTTACAAAACCAATACTTGTAACAATTGCAATCATTCAGACCTTCGCATGTTGGAATGAGTTCTCATTTGCTTTAGTACTCATTCAAGATGCTAACTTGCAAACTGTTCCATTGGCAATGACTATGTTTAAGGGACAATTTGCATCAGATTATCCTAAAATTATGGCGGCGATGCTATTAACGATGTCACCTATTGTTGTTTTATACTTCTCCTTTAGTAAACAAATCATTAAAGGTATGGTATCTGGTGCGGTAAAAGGATAG
- a CDS encoding arsenate reductase family protein, with protein sequence MNIQIFGTKKCFDTKKAERYFKERGIKYQLIDMKEKGMSQGELNSVKQAVGGIEVMINENCKDKEALSRIQFASNINKEKRVLEYPQLLKTPIVRNGKQATIGYKPEVWKEWD encoded by the coding sequence ATGAATATACAAATTTTTGGAACTAAAAAGTGTTTTGATACCAAGAAAGCCGAACGCTATTTTAAAGAACGTGGCATCAAGTATCAACTGATAGATATGAAAGAAAAAGGCATGAGTCAAGGTGAACTTAACAGTGTAAAACAAGCTGTTGGTGGCATTGAGGTCATGATTAATGAAAACTGCAAGGATAAAGAGGCTTTATCCCGTATTCAATTTGCATCCAACATCAATAAGGAAAAAAGAGTATTAGAATATCCGCAGCTTTTAAAGACACCTATTGTAAGAAATGGAAAACAGGCTACCATAGGTTATAAACCAGAAGTCTGGAAAGAATGGGACTAA
- a CDS encoding immunoglobulin-like domain-containing protein, whose product MKQYLLLFTTMTCMSLLLVGCSQSALALGSEGHSKPVIATKEKKETEEVALDRRPMVMVNGELYLDTGRESDIEGRCGVMDGEITSTVDTSKIPIQDNQSNFGDGYGYQYVDENSIDLYMNGKWIRFEKETTDTWGIQLTASKVTSSGLTLVCNQSGAQPTGNLQTGSPYWLEVQINNEWVPVEMLPSEYERGWTQEAWIIPMNNSIEWVVNWTELYGNLPAGKYRIGKEIMDFRGTGDYDTNTYYANFEV is encoded by the coding sequence ATGAAACAATACCTATTATTATTTACTACCATGACCTGTATGTCTCTGCTATTGGTAGGTTGTAGTCAAAGTGCTCTTGCTCTAGGAAGTGAGGGACATTCCAAACCTGTTATAGCCACCAAAGAAAAAAAAGAGACCGAAGAAGTTGCATTGGACAGGCGTCCTATGGTAATGGTAAATGGCGAATTATACCTTGATACAGGTCGTGAAAGCGATATTGAGGGTAGATGTGGTGTGATGGACGGAGAAATCACTTCAACCGTAGATACCTCTAAAATCCCAATCCAAGATAACCAATCCAATTTTGGAGATGGTTATGGTTATCAATATGTAGATGAAAACAGCATCGATTTATACATGAATGGGAAGTGGATAAGATTTGAAAAAGAAACTACGGATACTTGGGGTATCCAACTAACTGCCAGCAAAGTCACCTCTTCTGGACTGACATTGGTATGTAATCAGTCAGGTGCCCAGCCAACAGGAAATTTACAAACTGGTAGTCCTTATTGGCTAGAAGTCCAAATAAACAATGAATGGGTCCCCGTAGAAATGTTGCCCTCAGAATATGAACGAGGTTGGACACAAGAAGCCTGGATTATCCCCATGAATAACAGCATAGAATGGGTAGTGAACTGGACAGAGCTATATGGCAATCTTCCTGCTGGCAAATACAGAATAGGTAAAGAGATTATGGATTTTAGAGGTACAGGAGATTATGATACCAATACTTACTATGCTAACTTTGAAGTATAG
- a CDS encoding carbohydrate ABC transporter permease, with amino-acid sequence MLRAVKPKGRTIALYLFIPVVWYTFAVFVPLITAMFYSFFEWKGGPSKTFIGLENYVSLFKDKIFWGAFINNIYIVIACIIGQIGIAFVVVLMVNSRLAKLKGIHRTFAFFPSTVSAVCIGFIWMMIYDYKRGVLNWVLEAIGREDLTRVWLNEPGLVLLLVCIPLIWQFIGYYMVILLSAIGSVDSEIFEVAELDGASAFQRAIYIVLPLIKNTVLVCVTLCVAGNMKVFDHIYTMTKGGPGNSSMVMAMYGYQVSFSQQNMGYGSAISVGIFVVSLLVIVGVQVLVNLLMKDKGVE; translated from the coding sequence ATGCTAAGAGCCGTTAAACCAAAAGGCAGAACCATAGCATTGTATCTATTTATACCAGTTGTTTGGTATACTTTTGCTGTATTTGTGCCACTTATTACAGCTATGTTTTATAGTTTTTTTGAATGGAAAGGTGGACCTAGTAAAACCTTTATTGGATTAGAGAATTATGTAAGTTTATTTAAAGATAAAATATTTTGGGGCGCTTTTATTAATAATATTTATATTGTTATTGCTTGTATCATAGGTCAGATAGGTATTGCTTTTGTTGTTGTACTAATGGTTAATTCAAGACTTGCAAAATTGAAAGGTATTCATCGTACCTTTGCCTTTTTCCCAAGTACGGTATCAGCTGTATGTATAGGTTTTATTTGGATGATGATTTATGACTACAAGAGAGGCGTTTTAAACTGGGTATTAGAAGCAATTGGTAGAGAAGATTTAACGAGAGTTTGGCTAAATGAGCCAGGGCTTGTATTACTTTTAGTTTGTATTCCACTTATTTGGCAATTTATAGGGTATTACATGGTTATTCTATTATCAGCCATTGGCTCTGTAGATTCAGAAATATTCGAAGTAGCTGAGTTAGATGGTGCTAGTGCATTCCAACGTGCCATTTATATTGTATTACCACTTATTAAAAATACAGTTCTTGTTTGTGTTACTTTGTGTGTGGCAGGAAATATGAAAGTATTCGATCATATTTATACCATGACAAAGGGTGGACCAGGTAACTCGTCTATGGTTATGGCAATGTATGGCTATCAGGTATCCTTTTCACAGCAGAACATGGGATATGGTAGTGCTATTTCTGTAGGAATTTTCGTAGTAAGTTTATTAGTTATTGTAGGTGTGCAAGTACTAGTGAATCTACTAATGAAAGATAAGGGGGTGGAATAG
- a CDS encoding damage-control phosphatase ARMT1 family protein yields the protein MKMKDQCLPCLVNQVIKVADITQAPDREALYRKIFTFLAQLDFQKTNPEVIGETFAILKTHLKNDDPYYEVRKYYNMLLMDMSESIEEHIRSHEYPFYQAVKYAVIGNIIDFNPIYNRTMDEIMKFINDAEHLDFTINHVEALKKDIQEAKTLLYLGDNCGEICLDKLLIKQIKKENPNLKVYFGVRGAAVVNDSIEADAYDVGIDEYATIISNGDYALGTVLERTSETFRKVFESADVVIAKGQANYECLSEYEKKKIYFLLMVKCQVIANDIGVATNSLVCLNKNM from the coding sequence ATGAAAATGAAAGATCAATGTTTGCCTTGTTTAGTTAATCAAGTTATAAAAGTTGCAGATATAACACAAGCACCAGATAGAGAAGCGTTATATAGAAAAATATTTACATTTCTTGCTCAGCTGGACTTTCAGAAGACTAACCCAGAAGTTATAGGAGAAACCTTCGCTATTTTAAAGACACATTTAAAGAACGATGACCCCTATTATGAGGTGAGAAAATACTATAACATGCTATTAATGGATATGAGTGAATCTATAGAAGAACATATTAGGAGTCATGAGTACCCATTTTATCAAGCTGTTAAGTATGCAGTAATTGGCAATATTATAGACTTTAATCCTATTTATAACAGAACTATGGATGAAATAATGAAGTTTATTAATGATGCTGAGCATTTAGACTTTACAATTAACCATGTAGAAGCTTTGAAAAAGGATATACAAGAGGCAAAGACGTTATTATATTTAGGAGATAATTGTGGTGAAATTTGTTTAGATAAATTACTTATTAAACAAATAAAGAAGGAAAATCCTAACTTAAAAGTGTATTTTGGTGTGAGAGGCGCTGCTGTTGTAAATGATTCTATAGAAGCAGATGCTTATGATGTAGGGATTGATGAGTATGCCACGATTATTAGCAATGGGGACTATGCACTAGGTACTGTTTTAGAAAGAACAAGTGAGACATTTAGAAAGGTATTTGAATCTGCAGATGTGGTCATTGCAAAAGGTCAGGCTAACTATGAATGTTTAAGTGAATATGAGAAGAAGAAAATTTATTTTCTTTTAATGGTCAAGTGTCAAGTGATAGCAAATGATATTGGAGTAGCCACCAATTCACTAGTGTGTCTTAATAAAAATATGTAA
- a CDS encoding Dph6-related ATP pyrophosphatase — translation MNHRGKKFVASYSGGKDSLLAIYRAIQMGMEPVALIITFNTDRNESWFHGVPEKVLQEVSKSLNIPIRLIRTSGEEYAQNFEKELLLQQGNGVEVCIFGDIDIEEHLEWCAKRCEAVGIEAFFPLWKEERRALVEEFIKVGFKANITVVDTTRLSEKHLGKCLSAKIISSIVLEGADACGENGEYHTFVSDGPLFSYPVPFAYKDKVYSNQYAILPIQTKV, via the coding sequence ATGAATCATAGAGGTAAAAAATTCGTTGCATCCTATAGTGGTGGGAAAGACAGTCTGTTAGCCATATATAGAGCTATTCAAATGGGAATGGAGCCTGTTGCACTCATTATTACATTTAATACAGATAGAAATGAATCATGGTTTCATGGTGTACCGGAAAAGGTGCTTCAAGAGGTTTCAAAGTCATTGAATATTCCTATCAGGCTCATCAGAACTTCCGGTGAGGAATATGCCCAGAATTTTGAAAAAGAGCTTTTGCTTCAGCAGGGAAATGGGGTAGAGGTTTGCATTTTTGGTGATATTGATATTGAGGAGCATTTAGAGTGGTGCGCAAAGCGCTGCGAAGCAGTTGGCATAGAAGCTTTCTTTCCACTTTGGAAGGAAGAGAGGAGAGCCTTAGTGGAGGAATTCATAAAGGTGGGATTCAAAGCCAATATTACAGTGGTAGATACGACAAGGCTTAGCGAGAAGCATTTAGGAAAGTGTTTATCTGCTAAAATCATTTCATCTATTGTATTAGAAGGAGCAGATGCTTGTGGAGAAAATGGAGAGTATCATACCTTTGTGTCAGATGGGCCATTATTTTCCTATCCAGTACCATTTGCTTATAAAGATAAAGTGTATAGCAATCAATATGCTATTTTACCTATTCAAACTAAAGTATAA
- a CDS encoding IS1/IS1595 family N-terminal zinc-binding domain-containing protein, which yields MSKGNIGFEEVLEFIEDLPYSKFRKLVNHYALHNGKEFEQELNNMVILDLQSRLEKLNIHKHCPQCQSSKVVKNGKRTNEIQEYKCKECSTKYTLFTGTLLEKTRYDWDSWVKVLEMTLNNYSLHKMIHILEETYGYEGINYKTIWHWRMKLIHALAKLPMPVLTGVIQIGEIRIKDSNKGNRRIIIEECDKEKEDTKQDLILIVSAIDNRGYCVSKVMPNEEFTTKLFKEEYKRNISAPAYICSYPVQVYEEYSKEYNIPHFIKPFHYINDIQTQAFIKESDEICNKEYIKNKGNITYGEVKRLKELYHLGVEEIEKINLQLQTFINQKMTNVNTRYLQDYIGLYVFKKNWEVTYGHLPTSKEDAEKIFVELLKRKKQVL from the coding sequence ATGTCAAAGGGAAATATTGGTTTTGAGGAAGTTTTGGAATTTATTGAAGATTTGCCTTATAGTAAGTTTAGAAAGTTAGTCAATCATTATGCTTTACATAATGGCAAGGAGTTTGAACAAGAGCTGAATAATATGGTTATTCTAGACTTACAGTCTAGACTAGAGAAATTAAATATTCATAAACATTGTCCTCAATGTCAATCAAGTAAGGTAGTCAAGAATGGTAAGAGAACCAATGAAATACAAGAGTATAAATGTAAAGAGTGTTCAACCAAATATACATTATTTACAGGCACGCTGTTGGAGAAGACGCGTTATGATTGGGATAGTTGGGTCAAGGTGTTAGAGATGACGCTTAATAACTATTCACTTCATAAGATGATACATATTTTGGAAGAAACGTATGGCTATGAAGGAATCAATTATAAGACGATATGGCATTGGAGAATGAAATTAATACATGCATTAGCAAAGCTCCCTATGCCAGTACTTACAGGTGTTATTCAAATTGGAGAGATAAGGATTAAGGATTCTAATAAAGGCAATAGAAGGATTATTATAGAGGAATGTGATAAGGAGAAAGAAGATACAAAGCAGGATTTGATACTGATTGTATCGGCTATTGATAATAGAGGATACTGCGTTAGTAAAGTGATGCCCAATGAGGAATTTACCACAAAGCTGTTTAAAGAAGAGTATAAAAGGAATATAAGTGCTCCAGCGTATATTTGTTCCTACCCAGTACAGGTGTATGAGGAGTATAGTAAAGAATATAACATACCTCATTTTATTAAGCCCTTTCATTACATAAATGATATACAAACTCAAGCGTTTATCAAGGAGTCTGATGAGATATGTAATAAGGAATATATTAAGAATAAGGGGAACATTACATATGGTGAGGTGAAGCGGCTTAAAGAGCTGTATCACTTGGGGGTAGAGGAGATAGAGAAGATCAATTTACAGTTACAAACTTTTATTAATCAAAAAATGACCAATGTAAATACTAGGTATTTGCAAGATTATATAGGATTATATGTGTTTAAGAAAAATTGGGAGGTCACCTATGGTCACTTACCTACATCAAAAGAAGATGCAGAAAAGATATTTGTTGAATTACTTAAGCGTAAAAAGCAGGTTTTATAA
- a CDS encoding cation-translocating P-type ATPase: MNKENQITKTTGQIFKDNICTLFNLFNLLIAIALACVGAWSNMFFILIIAVNVCIGIVQELKAKKLVEELSLLSMPTADVIRNNEKMHISVQEVEDQDILLLESGNQICADSVIISGELEVNESLLTGESDPIIKKEGDSLLSGSSVISGKCQAKVVHTGSENYVSKIADEVKKLKKVNSELLLSMRKVTGFTGWLIIPLGVLLFLEAYFLRSNSLQTAVVSTAAGLLGMLPKGLVLLISIGLATGIVRLSKQKVLVQDLYSLESLAHVDIICLDKTGTITEGKMQVENVIMLDNDFKIPFSTIMGVFLGNTDDNNATFQAMKAYFPEADAFQVTSKIPFSSDRKWSAVTFDQGDTFVIGAPEKLCDKELPEEVRHEMKDGKRILLAGVANKIEDKTLCSSEVKLLAAIIISDPIRKNAISAISYFHNQDVDVKVISGDNPVTVSAVAAKAGIKDASSFIDMSTVSDTDIPKIAKEYSVFGRVTPQQKKHLISAMQNEGHSVAMTGDGVNDLLAMKQADCSIAMGNGSDAARQTAQLVLLNSDFSVLKNVLAEGRRVVNNVTKSAGVFFIKTIYSVLLCIICVLLNMDFPFIPIQITLIDLAIEGYPAFFISFEPNDTKVKGKFLPTALKSAAPNAIAITLCCIIIGAASFIVPNDSEQTALLMYLSVGMLGIVGVIKSCKPFNKLRAFLAVTTTIGFFTAVLLFHKILKLPLISMNTLLLFVGITVIGIIIERISAALIAKVCKH, from the coding sequence ATGAATAAGGAAAACCAAATAACAAAAACGACAGGGCAGATATTTAAGGATAATATCTGTACGCTTTTCAATCTATTTAATCTACTTATTGCAATTGCCCTTGCCTGCGTAGGGGCATGGTCGAACATGTTCTTCATACTTATTATAGCGGTTAATGTTTGCATTGGAATTGTACAGGAATTAAAAGCTAAGAAGCTAGTGGAAGAACTATCTTTATTGTCAATGCCAACGGCTGATGTTATCAGAAACAATGAAAAAATGCATATTTCAGTTCAAGAGGTAGAAGATCAAGATATTCTTTTACTTGAAAGTGGCAATCAAATCTGTGCTGACAGTGTGATTATCTCAGGTGAGTTAGAAGTCAATGAATCACTGCTTACTGGAGAATCAGACCCTATCATAAAGAAAGAAGGGGATTCACTTTTATCAGGTAGTTCTGTTATCAGTGGTAAGTGTCAAGCAAAGGTAGTTCATACAGGCAGTGAGAACTATGTTTCTAAAATAGCTGATGAGGTAAAAAAACTTAAAAAGGTAAATTCAGAGCTATTGCTTTCTATGAGAAAAGTAACTGGTTTTACAGGCTGGTTGATTATTCCATTAGGTGTGCTTCTATTCCTTGAGGCTTATTTTCTAAGAAGTAATTCTCTTCAAACAGCAGTTGTTTCAACAGCAGCAGGATTACTAGGTATGCTTCCTAAAGGACTTGTTTTACTCATTAGTATTGGCCTAGCTACAGGAATTGTTAGGCTTTCTAAGCAGAAAGTACTCGTGCAGGATTTATATTCTCTAGAATCCCTTGCACATGTTGATATTATATGCCTAGATAAAACAGGTACAATAACAGAAGGCAAAATGCAAGTTGAGAATGTTATCATGCTTGATAATGATTTCAAGATACCATTTAGCACGATTATGGGTGTTTTCTTAGGCAATACAGATGACAATAATGCAACATTTCAAGCCATGAAAGCTTATTTCCCAGAAGCAGATGCATTTCAAGTAACTTCAAAGATTCCTTTTTCCTCTGATAGAAAATGGAGTGCCGTAACCTTTGATCAGGGGGATACATTTGTAATTGGTGCACCTGAGAAGCTTTGTGATAAGGAACTTCCAGAAGAGGTACGTCATGAGATGAAAGATGGCAAGAGAATTTTACTTGCAGGTGTGGCGAATAAAATAGAGGATAAAACGCTCTGCTCTAGTGAAGTGAAGCTACTTGCTGCGATCATTATTAGTGACCCAATAAGAAAAAATGCTATTTCTGCCATTTCTTATTTTCATAACCAAGATGTTGATGTCAAAGTTATTTCTGGTGACAATCCAGTTACAGTATCAGCTGTTGCAGCAAAAGCAGGAATAAAGGATGCTAGTAGCTTTATCGATATGTCTACAGTAAGTGATACGGACATTCCAAAGATAGCAAAAGAGTATTCCGTTTTCGGACGTGTGACCCCACAACAGAAAAAACATCTGATTAGTGCTATGCAAAATGAGGGACATAGTGTTGCAATGACTGGTGATGGTGTCAATGACCTTCTAGCAATGAAACAAGCAGATTGTTCTATTGCAATGGGGAACGGAAGTGATGCTGCTAGACAAACAGCCCAGTTAGTACTACTTAACTCTGATTTTTCTGTACTAAAGAACGTTCTTGCAGAAGGAAGAAGGGTTGTAAACAATGTTACGAAATCAGCTGGCGTATTTTTTATAAAAACGATTTATTCCGTATTGTTATGTATTATTTGTGTATTACTTAATATGGATTTTCCTTTTATACCGATACAAATTACCTTAATTGACCTGGCCATAGAGGGCTATCCAGCATTCTTTATTTCCTTTGAGCCTAATGATACAAAAGTTAAAGGAAAATTCCTCCCTACAGCCTTAAAAAGTGCAGCACCTAATGCGATTGCCATTACACTGTGTTGCATTATTATTGGAGCTGCATCATTTATAGTTCCAAATGATAGTGAGCAGACAGCGCTACTTATGTATTTAAGTGTAGGTATGCTAGGTATTGTTGGGGTTATTAAATCTTGCAAGCCATTTAATAAGCTAAGAGCATTTCTAGCTGTTACGACTACAATTGGATTTTTCACTGCAGTATTATTATTCCATAAGATTTTAAAGCTTCCTCTTATCAGTATGAATACATTATTACTCTTTGTAGGTATTACAGTGATAGGAATAATCATAGAAAGAATTTCTGCAGCATTAATCGCTAAGGTATGTAAACATTAA